In Mustelus asterias chromosome 28, sMusAst1.hap1.1, whole genome shotgun sequence, a single window of DNA contains:
- the LOC144480141 gene encoding protein Wnt-8b-like, whose protein sequence is MASELLNLKGSDFLEVSDCLFTCEYDRGSCVDLHFKRSAVDPQGYFSRRHLIELALLGPFLVAAVYRHKQFISLGTPCSSLTSCSAHSVTWAISIAFSEEIIASAAFSVLSVNNFLMTGPKAYLIYSGSVAAGLTEIRLLAPPANREVAFVHAISSAGVMYTLTRNCSLGDFENCGCDDSRNGQLGGQGWLWGGCSDNVGFGESISKQFVDALETGQDARAAMNLHNNEAGRKAVKGTMKRTCKCHGVSGSCTTQTCWLQLPEFREVGDYLKDKYHRALKVDLLRGAGNSAASRGAIAESFSSISKKELVHLEESPDYCVENRTLGLAGTEGRECLKRDRQLSRWEKRSCKRLCGDCGLAVAERRAQTLSSCNCKFHWCCAVRCEQCRKTIIKYYCLRKEKKGRNQSASKRKESRPGRRH, encoded by the exons ATGGCTTCTGAATTACTCAATCTCAAGGGTTCAGACTTTCTGGAGGTATCGGACTGCTTGTTCACCTGTGAATATGACCGCGGCTCCTGTGTTGACCTCCATTTTAAGAGATCTGCCGTTGACCCTCAAGGCTATTTCTCTCGGAGACACCTTATTGAGTTG GCTCTACTCGGGCCGTTCCTCGTAGCAGCCGTTTACCGTCACAAACAGTTCATCTCGTTGGGCACGCCTTGTAGTTCACTTACATCCTGCTCGGCACATTCTGTCACCTGGGCCATCTCCATCGCTTTTTCTGAAGAGATTATAGCCTCTGCAGCCTTCTCTGTATT GTCAGTAAATAATTTTCTCATGACTGGCCCTAAG GCTTATCTGATTTactcaggcagtgtggcagctGGT CTAACAGAGATTCGCTTACTCGCCCCCCCAGCTAACAGAGAGGTTGCCTTTGTCCACGCCATTAGCTCCGCGGGGGTGATGtacacattgaccagaaactgcagCCTGGGAGACTTTGAGAACTGTGGCTGTGACGACTCGCGGAATGGGCAGTTGG GGGGGCAGGGTTggctgtggggaggatgcagcGACAATGTCGGCTTTGGGGAGAGCATTTCCAAACAGTTTGTGGACGCGCTGGAGACCGGCCAGGACGCCAGGGCCGCCATGAACCTGCACAACAACGAGGCCGGGAGGAAG GCAGTGAAAGGCACCATGAAGCGGACCTGTAAGTGCCACGGTGTTTCTGGCAGCTGTACCACCCAGACCTGCTGGCTGCAGCTGCCTGAGTTCCGGGAGGTGGGAGACTACCTGAAGGACAAGTACCACAGGGCGCTGAAGGTGGACCTGCTGCGGGGGGCGGGCAACAGTGCCGCCAGCCGGGGAGCCATCGCCGAGAGCTTCAGCAGCATCTCCAAGAAGGAGCTGGTGCACCTGGAGGAGTCCCCTGACTACTGCGTGGAGAACAGGACCCTGGGGCTGGCGGGGACAGAGGGCAGGGAGTGCCTGAAGAGGGACAGGCAGCTGAGCAGGTGGGAGAAGCGGAGTTGCAAGCGGCTGTGCGGAGACTGTGGTCTGGCTGTGGCCGAGAGGCGAGCTCAGACGCTGAGCAGCTGCAACTGCAAGTTCCACTGGTGCTGCGCCGTCAGATGTGAGCAATGCCGCAAGACCATCATCAAATATTACTGCCTGAGAAAGGAGAAGAAAGGAAGGAACCAGAGTGCCTCAAAGAGGAAGGAAAGCCGCCCTGGGAGGAGGCACTAA